A window from Fusobacterium sp. encodes these proteins:
- a CDS encoding HAMP domain-containing sensor histidine kinase: MKIKINFFQKIFIFSIFIVIFTVLAGYILNIFFLDNFYVYRKKEKMIEAVNISKNLLNDEEIFKEYVEDLRDKEGIDIAVFKKNGMHKMKGRREDMHNNGSSPPTGFSVTSISRTNIKLLIYNESLSDGRTLTLRTSLSVMSAHKHEMYVFNILTTITSVLLSMIIGRIFSKKITKNIKKLNRVAGKISILDFSEKAEIESGDEIEELSQSIDKMSDNLSLSIENLKSFASNASHELRTPITVISTYAQALINGIVKTDYEKSQYYKAIAKESMDMNELVGNLLTISRLSSPGIKLNMAETSILSILKQSIEKYEMLELEKDIEWEIKLKEEKVFCDIKIFKIAIDNIVQNALKYSKENDIILVYEINGRIFIENSIDGRGTGDTSKLWEPFSRGDNANELSIEGNGLGLSIVKKILELNKIPCGINLKDKKFTFWFDILRS; the protein is encoded by the coding sequence ATGAAAATAAAAATTAATTTTTTCCAGAAAATTTTTATCTTTTCCATTTTTATAGTTATTTTTACTGTTCTGGCTGGATACATACTCAATATATTTTTTCTTGATAACTTCTATGTATATAGAAAAAAAGAAAAAATGATAGAAGCTGTCAATATTTCTAAAAATCTGCTAAATGATGAGGAAATTTTCAAAGAATACGTAGAAGACCTTAGGGATAAAGAAGGAATAGATATAGCAGTATTCAAAAAAAATGGTATGCATAAAATGAAAGGAAGAAGAGAAGATATGCACAATAATGGCTCTTCTCCTCCTACTGGATTTAGTGTTACAAGTATTTCAAGAACAAATATAAAGCTTCTTATATATAATGAATCTCTTTCAGATGGTCGTACATTGACTTTAAGAACTTCTTTATCAGTCATGAGTGCTCACAAACATGAGATGTATGTATTTAATATTCTTACAACTATAACATCAGTTCTTCTCAGTATGATAATTGGACGAATATTTTCTAAGAAAATAACTAAAAATATAAAAAAATTAAACAGAGTAGCTGGAAAGATATCTATACTGGACTTTTCTGAAAAAGCTGAAATTGAAAGTGGAGATGAAATAGAAGAATTAAGCCAAAGCATTGATAAAATGTCTGATAATCTCTCTCTTTCCATTGAAAATTTAAAATCTTTTGCTTCAAATGCTTCTCATGAATTAAGAACTCCAATCACAGTTATAAGTACTTATGCTCAGGCTCTTATTAATGGAATCGTTAAAACTGATTATGAGAAATCTCAATATTATAAGGCAATAGCAAAAGAAAGTATGGATATGAATGAATTAGTTGGAAATCTTCTCACAATATCACGACTTTCTTCTCCTGGAATAAAACTAAATATGGCAGAAACTAGTATTTTATCTATTTTAAAACAAAGTATCGAAAAATATGAAATGCTTGAACTTGAAAAGGATATAGAATGGGAAATAAAACTCAAAGAAGAGAAAGTTTTTTGTGATATAAAAATATTTAAAATAGCTATTGATAATATTGTTCAAAATGCTTTGAAATATTCTAAGGAAAATGATATTATTTTAGTTTATGAAATTAATGGAAGAATATTTATTGAAAATAGTATAGATGGTAGAGGCACTGGGGATACATCTAAATTATGGGAACCTTTTTCTCGTGGTGACAATGCTAATGAATTAAGTATTGAGGGAAATGGATTAGGTCTTTCAATTGTAAAAAAAATTTTGGAGTTGAATAAAATCCCTTGTGGTATTAATCTAAAGGATAAAAAATTTACTTTTTGGTTTGACATATTGAGGTCATAA
- a CDS encoding response regulator transcription factor has protein sequence MTKKILIVEDEKNLIKVIEDTLIGESFITYKALDGESALDIFYEYNPDLILLDINLPKMDGWEVCQNIRKESNIPIIMMTARDSEIDELKGLSIGADDYITKPFSLKVLNIKVKKMLKIDENSSYKFNNLSFDFRSGELIVNDEGIELTRREIQFLEYLIKNKGIIFSRDVLLNEVWGFDFEGDDRVVDTLVKRLRKKLGNYSDLIKTVRGMGYIFDENKN, from the coding sequence ATGACTAAAAAAATATTAATAGTAGAAGATGAAAAAAATTTAATAAAAGTAATTGAAGATACTTTAATTGGAGAATCTTTTATCACTTATAAGGCACTAGATGGAGAATCTGCTCTGGATATATTTTATGAATATAATCCTGATCTCATACTGCTTGATATAAATCTTCCAAAAATGGATGGCTGGGAAGTCTGTCAAAATATAAGAAAAGAATCTAATATTCCTATAATAATGATGACTGCTCGAGATTCTGAAATTGATGAATTGAAAGGTTTAAGCATTGGAGCAGATGATTATATAACGAAACCTTTCAGCCTAAAAGTTTTGAATATAAAAGTCAAAAAAATGCTTAAAATAGATGAAAATAGTTCTTATAAATTTAATAATCTTTCTTTTGATTTTCGAAGTGGTGAACTCATAGTAAATGATGAAGGTATTGAACTTACAAGAAGAGAAATTCAATTTTTAGAATATCTCATAAAGAATAAAGGAATAATTTTTTCAAGAGATGTTCTTTTAAATGAAGTCTGGGGCTTTGATTTTGAGGGTGATGATAGAGTTGTAGATACTTTAGTAAAAAGACTTAGAAAAAAGTTGGGAAATTATAGTGATCTGATAAAAACTGTCAGAGGAATGGGGTATATATTTGATGAAAATAAAAATTAA